DNA sequence from the Prolixibacter sp. SD074 genome:
TGTATTCAGCGGGTGTTTCGAAGGTTGGGCCGGCTACCCCCACGTACACTCCCTCTTCCAGGCTGATGTCATTCTTCAGGGCAATTTTCCGCGCCAGGTTGCGCAGGTGCAGGTTGTAAGCTTCGCTCATATCGGGGAAACGCGGTCCGAGTTCTTCCTGGTTGGGGCCAATCAGCGGGTTGCCCGGAAACATGTTGATGTGATCGGTGAGCATCATGATGTCGCCCACTTTGTATTCGGGATTTAATCCTCCGCTGGCATTGGATACGATGAGTTTGCGTACGCCGAGCGTCTGTAATACGCGTACCGGGAAGGTGACCTCCTGCAGCGAATAGCCTTCGTAAAAGTGGAAGCGTCCCTGCATGGCGATAATTTTCTTCCCGCCAAGGCGGCCAAAAATCAGTCGCCCGGCATGCCCTTCTACGGTTGATACCGGGAAGTTGGGGATATCGGTATAGTTCAGCGAATGCTCAATATCGATTTCTTTGGACAGGCCTCCCAGCCCGGTTCCCAGGATGATTCCTACTTCAGCATCAAAACCGGTTTGCTCTTGTATAAAGGTCGAAGTTGTTTTTATTTTCTCTAACATAGTTTAGTATTTTTCGGTCAAAATTCTTTTTGCCGTCATTCAGGAATTTAATTTCCAGTGGAATATAGTGTAAACTCTCTTTGACAATGTCGGGGACATGGTTCAACCTTTCAATCCGAATCATATCCTTCTCGGTGGTGATGATGATTTTTCGCGGCGACTGAATTTCAAGGAAGCCTTCCTCCACCCGTTCCATGTCTTTATTGGTGAAATTATGGTGGTCGCTAAATGTGAGCTCGTGAATTTCGATGGTATGATGCCGCAAATAATCTTTTAGCGGTTTAGGATTGGCAATTCCGGTTACCAGCAACACGGCCGAACCGATATGAGAATAAGCCTCTTTTACCTTACCAGGAAAAACCGGAACGGGGGCACCGTATTCCAGGGTTGTGAAATAAAGATTCTGAAAAGGTTTTATTTCCAGTTCTTTCGTGATGATGCGCTCGTCGATGGGTTTGAGTTCACCCGGGCATTTGGTTACGATAATCATGTTGGCACGTATGCGGTTCGACGCTCGCTCCCGCAGCCTTCCGTAAGGTAACAGATGATCCTGTGTAACCAAACGATTGTATTCGGTCAAAAGAATATTAACTCCCGGGTTGATGTAGCGGTGCTGAAAAGCGTCGTCGAGCAGGACAACTTCCGGACGGTGATGTTTTTCCGATTTGAGTAACTCTTCCACTCCGTGTACCCTCTTTTCGTCGACAGCAACGGTTATCTCAGGAAACTTCTGTTTGATTTGCAGCGGTTCGTCACCTACTTCACTCACGGTAGAATCGACTTGCACAATGTGAAAACTCTTGGTTTTTCGTTTGTATCCCCGGCTAAGGGTAGCCACTTTGAATTCCTGGTAAAGCAACCTGACCAGGTATTCGGTGTGTGGTGTCTTTCCCGTTCCGCCCACCGCAATATTTCCAACCGAAATAGTGGGTATGGAAAACTCCTTTGAATGGAGGATTTCCATTTCGAAGAGTCGGTTCCTGATGGCGACAACAAGGCCATACAACCAGGAGAGCAGTATGAGTATCAGTTTTTTCACGCGTATTTTGTATCCGACGTAACCAGTTACGTTCAGTCGCGAATAAACGTTTCGCGAAGAAGCCTAAGTTACTATTTTATCAAGACAGAAAAAAAGGAGAACAACCCGTGCCCTCCTTTTTGTATGACAAAATTAATTGAATTTTTATCGGATTTCAAGCGTGTAGGGCAACATTGTGTATAAACCGTTCATGTTCGAAACACGGTTAATGTTTTCCCATGTTTTGTATGAGTTACCCAACACATATTCAGACATTTTCACTTTAGCCGCAGCCGTGAAGTTTTTCAGCAGCTCCTCA
Encoded proteins:
- the lpxK gene encoding tetraacyldisaccharide 4'-kinase — its product is MKKLILILLSWLYGLVVAIRNRLFEMEILHSKEFSIPTISVGNIAVGGTGKTPHTEYLVRLLYQEFKVATLSRGYKRKTKSFHIVQVDSTVSEVGDEPLQIKQKFPEITVAVDEKRVHGVEELLKSEKHHRPEVVLLDDAFQHRYINPGVNILLTEYNRLVTQDHLLPYGRLRERASNRIRANMIIVTKCPGELKPIDERIITKELEIKPFQNLYFTTLEYGAPVPVFPGKVKEAYSHIGSAVLLVTGIANPKPLKDYLRHHTIEIHELTFSDHHNFTNKDMERVEEGFLEIQSPRKIIITTEKDMIRIERLNHVPDIVKESLHYIPLEIKFLNDGKKNFDRKILNYVRENKNNFDLYTRANRF
- a CDS encoding purine-nucleoside phosphorylase, which encodes MLEKIKTTSTFIQEQTGFDAEVGIILGTGLGGLSKEIDIEHSLNYTDIPNFPVSTVEGHAGRLIFGRLGGKKIIAMQGRFHFYEGYSLQEVTFPVRVLQTLGVRKLIVSNASGGLNPEYKVGDIMMLTDHINMFPGNPLIGPNQEELGPRFPDMSEAYNLHLRNLARKIALKNDISLEEGVYVGVAGPTFETPAEYKMFRVLGGDAVGMSTVPEVIVARHMDMDVFGISIVTDSGVPGEIVEISHEEVQEVAMKAEPKLSLIIRELIRQM